Sequence from the Dethiosulfovibrio faecalis genome:
CAAAGGCTCTTTTCTTTTTCGTCTCCTCCTGGCCGCGACGTTCTTGTCTCTCGTTGCGGTAGTGTTTTATTTCGGCAGGTCTTTCGTTGAATACAGCAGATATAGACGAGAGCGATTCGATTTCGTATGCGATATTCAGGAAAAAAACCTGATAGAGCAAGCTAGGCTAGTCAGCAGCGGTCTGTTCCTGAAAGATCAGGTGGTAGACGGTTCCATAAAGATGGCTCTTCGTAAATACGGGGAATACTACGTCTCCTCAGGTATGGATCTGGAAAAACTGGATCTCAGGGAGGTAAGAGAGGCCGTTTCCTACGTATTGGGACGTCCCGTCTCCTCCATAAGTCTGGGGCTTATAGATAGAGATGGAGTCATGATCAAGGGGATCGGAGGAGCTTCAGTAGGTTTGGATTTCAAGAACTGGCCGCCCTTCTACAAACAGATCATAGCCATGTTCGAGATGAAGGAACCTATGGTCGATCCATGGAGCCGTAAGTTGAGTTCTCCCGAACAGGTCTTCAAATATGGATATTGCCCCACTTCCGACGGCAGGTATCTTCTGGATTTAGGCGTCGCAGGCGAGAGAAGCTACGAGCTTGGAGACGATACATTTTCGTTCGAGGCCGTGTTGAAGAGGGCTTCCGAGGAGGATCCCTACCTGAAATTCGTGGCTTTCATCAATAGGTCTTTCCGCTTCCTGGGGGCGGAGAAACTGGATGTCGAGGTGCATCTGGATCAAATGGGGCTGGACTCGGAGTTGATCCGAAATACGATATCCTCGGTTTTCAGGAGCGAAAGCGATATAGACATAAAGAGTTCCGACGATCTCCTTCTTCGATTCACCTATGTCGATTTCAACAACAGGGTTTCAGCTTCGGGGAAGAATCTCAACATGGTGCTTCTCATGGTTTCGTCCATGGAATCCCTTCACAGGGACATAGCGCTCAAGCTCAGGGAATGCGTTGCGTCGGTCATAGTGGCCTTCTCTGTGTCAGTTTTTGGGGTCTTCGCTCTATACAGGTATCTCTCCTGTCAGGTTAACGTCATACTGGAGGACATGGAGATCATAGCTTCGGGAGATCTCGACCACAGGATAGATACCGGCGCCATGGTGGAGCTTAGGCGACTGGAGAAAAGCGTCAACAAAATGGTCCGACGTCTCAAGAGAAATATCGACGATCTCAAGGAGGGCTCTCTGAGATTGGGCCGTGAATTGGAACTTAGGAAAAAGGCGGAAGAAGAGCTTAAACGAGCCAACGAGACCCTATTTGTCCAGGCCAACGTGGACGAGCTTACCGGGATTTTCAACCGTCGTAGGATAATGGATCTTCTGGCTCGAGAGATAGCGAGATGTTACGAGGATGGTGGAACCTTCGGAATCATCCTTTTCGACCTCGATAAGTTCAAGGAAGTCAACGATGTCATGGGCCATCTTTTCGGCGATAAAGTGCTCTCCAGGATCGGAGAACTGGTTAAAGATCGCAGAGGTGTCGGATTCGAGGGACGTTACGGAGGAGATGAATTCATCATCCTTTTGCCCGGTATGAATATCGAAGAGGCGATAGAGGAGGCCCGGACTTTCTGCAAAACGATCTCTGAAACCGATTTCGATGGAGTAAGCATCACCGTCAGCATGGGGATCTCCTCTTTTTACGCCGGTGACACTATAGAGACACTTTTAAACAGGGTCGACGGTCTGCTTTACGAGGCTAAAGACAGAAGAGATCGAATATGCAGCGATGTTGACCGTGGAAAAGACGGAGGGGTATCATAGACCAGATCCGTTTTTAAAATCTAACGCAGTTACGAGGAAGGGGATGACCATGGATCAGGGAGCGGTCCCTTTAGGACCATCGTCGAAACGGATTCACATACATAACAAGAGA
This genomic interval carries:
- a CDS encoding GGDEF domain-containing protein, with translation MRYDRRKGSFLFRLLLAATFLSLVAVVFYFGRSFVEYSRYRRERFDFVCDIQEKNLIEQARLVSSGLFLKDQVVDGSIKMALRKYGEYYVSSGMDLEKLDLREVREAVSYVLGRPVSSISLGLIDRDGVMIKGIGGASVGLDFKNWPPFYKQIIAMFEMKEPMVDPWSRKLSSPEQVFKYGYCPTSDGRYLLDLGVAGERSYELGDDTFSFEAVLKRASEEDPYLKFVAFINRSFRFLGAEKLDVEVHLDQMGLDSELIRNTISSVFRSESDIDIKSSDDLLLRFTYVDFNNRVSASGKNLNMVLLMVSSMESLHRDIALKLRECVASVIVAFSVSVFGVFALYRYLSCQVNVILEDMEIIASGDLDHRIDTGAMVELRRLEKSVNKMVRRLKRNIDDLKEGSLRLGRELELRKKAEEELKRANETLFVQANVDELTGIFNRRRIMDLLAREIARCYEDGGTFGIILFDLDKFKEVNDVMGHLFGDKVLSRIGELVKDRRGVGFEGRYGGDEFIILLPGMNIEEAIEEARTFCKTISETDFDGVSITVSMGISSFYAGDTIETLLNRVDGLLYEAKDRRDRICSDVDRGKDGGVS